Sequence from the Mytilus galloprovincialis chromosome 10, xbMytGall1.hap1.1, whole genome shotgun sequence genome:
ATCATTATCGTGAGACCTGGAGAATTtccataattttatatttgtctTAAGAATCTCTTCATCTGAACTTTCATCGCCTTCATTGTCACTCAAAGGAAGAATAGAGACTATGCTATTACGTAACGGAAAACCATTGGATTTGGAAAATGTTTCATCTTCTGTATCGGAATAATCACTTATGTCTTCTGAAATGTCTGCAATAGTAACTCAAATACATTACAAAAAATCACATAATATACTAGCTTACTTAAATGAGAAttgtaacaatgttttttttttatataactaatataATTTTACTCGATTTaagaaaattattgtttttgttttccaatattgcatCTCTAAACATAGTGTAATTGTTGTAGGGTTATGTTTAAATTGCAAACGATTAATGTCttttattcttataaaacttTTGTGTATTTACTATTTTAAAAGACAACCTAGTAGACGCAATTTGAATTAAGAGTCTACACCTGTATTTGAGGTAAAATATTTTCCCCCTGCTTATGCACAAACATACCTTTTCACAAAAAGCGATCAATAAATCATTtaacgatttttttaaattttaatactaTATTTGGACTGCTGAAGATACATATCGATTACGTATTGCTGTACATATTACAAGGATGACTGTGTCGTTATAAAATAATGTATTCCTAATTATAATAGTTTAAGCTCTTCTGTAAATTGTGAACCAAAAATGATATACTATCTGTTCCTTTTGGATTCAATATTCCAAATTCTCTATTACATAAGTACAAATACATACAGTGTTGTTTCTCAAGTGGAAACATATATTCCAAAAACGTTATTTCAATTTGAACTTTTATTAAAAAGGAACATATATTCCATTGcagtaatttttaaagaatagaaaataacaaaTGTTGGTTTGTTATTGGTAATTGTTGGTAACAATAAATTTAGGTATAACGAGTATGCAAAATTAAACGAATATTGGTTAGAACAAATGAAACTGTTCATTTAGGAATTTTAggtacatttacatgtattaattaatgTTACAAGTATCGTGTGTGGAAACATACATAAAACATACCTTCAGAGCTTGAACTAGATCCAATGTTGTCCTTGTGAAGCCACATAAAAGGTGGCACACTTTGTTGGCGTTTTGGTATATGATTATTGGTACATGGTGTTATCACCTGACAACGTCTTTTATTGGTCATTTTCTGTATCGTTACATTGATATGTAATAGCTGTTTCATTAGTTGTACATCTTGATTTCTCATCTCAAGCTAAAACAACATCAAAATcgtgttttttcttttatatatcaaaatcatttatattattttaatgtattttgtcAAACGTTAAATGCGTTTTGTACTAACTGTGTAACGTTTTGCGAGGATATGCGTTTAATACAATTCAGTAACAATAAGTAAAGTTGCATCACGTTAATTTTTTTCTCCAATTCTGCACAATTTTATACAGTATCAACAATagatgaacaaaaaaataataaaacataccACGAATCACATAGATATCAAACGTCAAACATATAACCTACCAAATCATTGCGTAGGGTAGCAATAGCCATATTTACTCTTTCCGCACCATTATGCTCCATCGTCTAACACTGTATTACAAAAAAGTGTACAATTATGTCGATGACATTGATTTCAGTCACGTGGACAAACTGAAAACAAAGGCCGAACATTTAATACTTTTAATCTTTAAACAACGGGGCTTCTAATATTACCTCTCCtgcttacaattttttttacagatatttgCTTTGGGAAATTAAGTCACAGTGACACGACGAATAAGTTAGTTTTAAAAAAGACAACACAGTTGCTATCTTTGGAAATATCAAACATggaatttgtatttaaaaaaagtgatttaaatatttgaacaatGTTGGATTGTTCATAGGTGGACATGActgatttttgttgattttgttcttgtttatttgttttgtttttgttataaatacaGAAGACAAACACTACGCATCAAAGTTTTTAAGAAATAGTTTTGTAACTTCTGTTTATACATCTTATATAATGTGATCTAAAGAAGGTATTCTTTAATTATGATACCCATTTTAACACAATTAAGTCAGGAACATCTGAATCATAGACAAGACCAGAACatagacttattttttttttatttggttgtaATTTTCTTGACAGAAAT
This genomic interval carries:
- the LOC143049304 gene encoding uncharacterized protein LOC143049304; its protein translation is MEHNGAERVNMAIATLRNDLLEMRNQDVQLMKQLLHINVTIQKMTNKRRCQVITPCTNNHIPKRQQSVPPFMWLHKDNIGSSSSSEDISEDISDYSDTEDETFSKSNGFPLRNSIVSILPLSDNEGDESSDEEILKTNIKLWKFSRSHDND